The Anaerobranca gottschalkii DSM 13577 genome includes a window with the following:
- the gatB gene encoding Asp-tRNA(Asn)/Glu-tRNA(Gln) amidotransferase subunit GatB, which produces MDYNNYKPAIGLEIHVELATKTKGFCGCLNKFGSHPNTNTCPVCLGLPGALPVLNEQVVELAVKAGLLLNCKIQKRSGFDRKNYFYPDLVKGYQITQYYQPIAINGFLDFKTGGKDKRIKIERIHIEEDTGKALYQREGVLLDFNRSGVPLLEIVTAPDFNNAEEVKDFLETLRLYLLHGEISHCKLEEGNMRIDVNISLATEGTLGVKREIKNLNSFTNVVKGINEELNRQIRNLTLKKEIKRETLKWDEEKNTLVTLREKENPSNYMYFPEYDLPHIVLTEEYIQKIKDRLSKTPVEKERELKKLGLAAEDVEFLIKDKDLLKLFDETVKYFNGAKEIVNIFKGDLTRYLKEQGKKLEDLNLDPQNFASTIEVLNSLQYSNSIKRKILFTYLEEGKELKEILKLLNLKNSPADEEVLEVIKKVIEENPQGIVDYLEGKKKVVGYFMGQIMKENKSFNPQKVEELLLSELNNLNPPVL; this is translated from the coding sequence ATGGATTATAATAATTATAAGCCGGCAATAGGATTAGAAATCCATGTAGAGCTAGCCACAAAGACTAAAGGATTTTGTGGATGCCTTAATAAATTTGGTTCCCATCCCAATACCAACACCTGTCCTGTTTGTTTAGGATTGCCCGGTGCTTTACCGGTGTTAAATGAACAGGTAGTGGAGTTAGCGGTAAAGGCAGGGCTTTTACTAAACTGCAAAATTCAGAAAAGAAGTGGCTTTGACAGAAAAAATTACTTTTATCCCGATTTGGTTAAAGGTTATCAAATTACCCAATACTATCAACCAATAGCTATCAATGGGTTTTTAGATTTTAAAACTGGAGGTAAAGATAAAAGAATTAAGATAGAACGGATCCATATTGAAGAAGATACAGGAAAAGCCCTTTATCAAAGGGAAGGGGTTTTATTAGATTTTAACCGTTCTGGAGTACCATTATTAGAAATAGTAACAGCTCCAGACTTTAATAATGCTGAAGAAGTGAAGGATTTTTTAGAAACTTTAAGGCTTTATCTACTACACGGTGAAATTTCCCATTGCAAGTTAGAAGAAGGGAATATGCGAATAGATGTTAATATTTCTTTAGCAACGGAAGGTACCCTTGGTGTTAAAAGGGAAATAAAGAATTTAAATTCCTTTACTAATGTGGTAAAGGGGATAAATGAAGAATTAAATAGGCAAATTAGAAACTTAACGTTGAAAAAAGAGATAAAAAGGGAAACTTTGAAATGGGATGAAGAAAAAAATACTTTAGTTACTTTAAGGGAAAAAGAAAATCCTTCCAATTATATGTATTTTCCCGAATATGACCTTCCCCACATAGTATTAACCGAGGAATATATTCAAAAAATAAAGGATAGGTTATCAAAAACTCCAGTAGAAAAAGAAAGGGAGTTAAAAAAATTAGGATTGGCAGCAGAGGATGTAGAATTTTTGATTAAAGATAAGGATTTGTTAAAATTATTCGATGAAACGGTAAAATATTTCAATGGAGCTAAAGAAATTGTCAATATTTTTAAAGGGGATTTAACCAGATATCTAAAGGAACAGGGAAAAAAATTAGAGGATTTAAATTTAGATCCCCAAAATTTTGCTAGTACTATAGAAGTTCTTAACAGCTTACAATACTCTAACTCAATTAAAAGAAAAATTTTATTCACTTACTTGGAAGAAGGGAAAGAACTAAAGGAAATATTAAAGCTTCTAAATTTAAAAAATTCTCCCGCTGATGAAGAGGTTTTGGAAGTTATTAAAAAGGTAATAGAAGAAAATCCTCAAGGAATCGTAGATTATTTAGAGGGGAAAAAGAAAGTTGTAGGTTATTTTATGGGCCAAATTATGAAGGAAAACAAAAGTTTTAATCCGCAGAAGGTAGAGGAATTGTTATTAAGTGAATTAAATAATTTAAACCCTCCAGTATTATAA
- the hslO gene encoding Hsp33 family molecular chaperone HslO, with product MKDYLVHSTAANGHIRCLAAVTTNLVNEARNRHELYPVASAALGRLMTGALLMASAEFKGEEKINLKLDGDGPLGVVFADAKVGEVRGYVHNPHVQLPPNSLGKIDVSKGVGKGNIYVIKDLKLKEPYSSSLPIVSGEIAEDLTYYYAKSEQKPSSFGLGVLVDTDGSIIVAGGFLISVMPGATEEELQIIEGKLSLLKGVTDLILDLKTPEEIINWLVGDLNPQILDKQQLTYKCNCSKEKYISSLISLGKEELEELSREEQIQLVCSFCNEKYQFTSEELRKIVEEL from the coding sequence ATGAAAGATTACTTAGTACACAGTACAGCTGCCAATGGCCATATCCGTTGTTTAGCTGCTGTAACAACCAATCTAGTAAATGAAGCTAGAAATAGGCATGAATTATACCCTGTAGCTTCTGCAGCTTTAGGACGATTGATGACAGGAGCTTTACTAATGGCTTCTGCTGAGTTTAAAGGTGAAGAAAAAATTAATTTAAAACTAGATGGAGATGGTCCACTAGGGGTAGTCTTCGCTGATGCTAAAGTAGGGGAAGTTAGAGGGTATGTTCACAATCCCCATGTTCAATTACCACCTAACAGCCTAGGGAAAATAGATGTGTCCAAGGGTGTAGGTAAAGGAAACATTTATGTTATAAAAGACCTTAAATTAAAGGAGCCATATTCCTCTAGTTTACCGATAGTATCTGGTGAAATAGCGGAAGATCTAACATACTATTACGCTAAATCAGAACAAAAACCTTCTTCCTTTGGATTAGGAGTTTTAGTGGATACCGATGGTTCAATTATTGTTGCAGGAGGTTTTTTAATTAGTGTTATGCCAGGAGCTACCGAAGAAGAGCTTCAAATTATTGAAGGTAAATTATCATTATTAAAAGGGGTAACTGATTTAATTTTAGATCTTAAAACTCCAGAAGAAATCATCAATTGGTTAGTGGGCGACTTAAACCCCCAAATTTTAGATAAGCAACAACTAACCTATAAATGTAACTGTAGTAAAGAAAAATACATTTCAAGTTTAATCAGTTTAGGCAAAGAAGAATTAGAAGAATTATCTAGAGAAGAACAAATTCAACTAGTTTGCAGTTTTTGTAATGAAAAATACCAATTTACCTCTGAAGAATTAAGGAAAATTGTTGAAGAATTATAA
- a CDS encoding HD-GYP domain-containing protein, producing MWVKISDLTPGTKVGKDILTKHGSILLTQGTVLTEYLINRLKEMGITEVFVETEFLQKSEPPNEREDVITFNDKYQQCLILTSQLLDSIEEGKKFSLELLREIACIVLEILRNTTNLWGRILNQRTETTYLNKHSLNVGILSGAMGKWLELKDGEIRRLIYSGILHDIGKLKISKSILDKPSKLTEEEFKEIQKHPVFGFQMLATRPEISKDITLGVLSHHERVDGSGYPHGLKGDSIHLFGKIIAVADVFDAMSSNKTYREKHSPFIIAEEISKSSFGTLDPKVSRIFLDNITRFYVGNKVLLSDGRTGDIIYINPSDTHRPVIKINDNTFLDLRKEKVRIVDIVSL from the coding sequence ATGTGGGTAAAAATTAGTGATTTAACACCGGGTACAAAGGTAGGTAAAGATATTTTAACAAAACACGGTAGCATTTTATTGACGCAAGGAACAGTTTTAACTGAATACTTAATCAATCGCCTTAAAGAAATGGGAATAACTGAAGTTTTTGTCGAAACTGAGTTTCTTCAAAAAAGTGAACCACCAAATGAAAGGGAAGATGTCATAACCTTTAACGATAAGTACCAACAGTGCCTTATTCTAACAAGCCAACTCCTAGACTCCATAGAAGAGGGAAAAAAATTTTCTTTAGAATTACTTAGGGAAATAGCCTGTATTGTTTTAGAAATACTCCGTAATACAACTAACCTCTGGGGCAGAATATTAAATCAGAGAACGGAAACTACATATCTAAACAAACATTCTTTAAATGTTGGTATATTAAGTGGTGCTATGGGTAAATGGCTTGAACTTAAAGATGGGGAAATCAGAAGGTTAATTTATTCCGGTATACTCCATGATATTGGCAAACTTAAAATTTCGAAAAGCATCTTAGATAAACCTTCAAAATTAACTGAAGAAGAATTTAAAGAAATACAAAAACACCCGGTCTTTGGTTTTCAAATGCTAGCAACCCGACCGGAAATAAGTAAAGATATAACTTTAGGGGTCTTATCCCACCATGAGCGGGTTGACGGTTCTGGATATCCCCATGGTTTAAAGGGAGATAGTATTCACCTATTTGGCAAAATTATTGCTGTCGCCGATGTCTTTGATGCTATGAGTTCAAATAAAACCTATCGAGAAAAACACTCCCCCTTCATCATTGCAGAGGAAATTTCAAAAAGTAGTTTTGGCACATTAGATCCTAAGGTATCTAGAATTTTCTTAGATAATATCACGAGATTTTATGTCGGTAATAAAGTTTTGTTAAGTGATGGCAGAACTGGAGATATTATTTACATTAATCCCAGTGATACCCATAGACCGGTAATAAAAATTAACGATAATACCTTTTTAGATCTACGAAAAGAAAAGGTTAGAATTGTCGATATCGTCTCCTTGTGA